The sequence TTCGCATTCGCGGCGCTCGCACGCACAATTTAAAAAACGTTAATCTCGACCTGCCGCGCGGCAGTTTAGTTGTGATTACGGGGCTTTCCGGCTCAGGAAAATCATCCCTGGCGTTTGATACCTTGTATGCCGAAGGCCAGCGCCGCTATGTAGAATCGCTGTCCGCTTATGCGCGGCAATTTTTACAATTGATGGAAAAACCCGATGTTGATCTGATCGAAGGGCTCAGCCCGGCGATATCCATTGAGCAAAAAGCCACCAGCCATAATCCGCGCTCTACCGTTGGCACGGTGACAGAAATCCACGATTACCTGCGCCTCTTATTTGCCCGCGTCGGCACGCCATTCTGCCCCGAGCATAAGCAGCCCTTGCAATCACAAACTGTCAGCCAGATGGTCGATCACGTTTTAGCGCTGCCGGAAGAAACCAAACTCATGGTACTGGCTCCGATTGTGGTCGGCAAAAAAGGCGAAAACGTCGATCTGTTTGACGAGCTGCGAGCACAGGGCTTTGTGCGTGTCCGGGTTGACGGTGAAATTTACGAGCTGGATGAAACGCCTAAGCTGGACAAAAACAAGAAACACACCATTGAAGTGGTGGTGGACCGGCTAAAAGTACGGGAAGACGTGAAGCAGCGCCTTGCCGAATCGTTTGAAACCGCCCTGCGCCACGCCGAAGGCCGCGCCATTGCACTAGAAATGGATAGCGGCAAGGAGCATTGGTTTTCGGCCAAATTTGCCTGCCCGATTTGTAGCTACAGCCTGCCTGAGCTTGAGCCCCGCCTGTTTTCATTTAATAACCCGATGGGCGCTTGCCCTAAGTGCGAAGGCCTGGGCCAGATCACATTTTTTGACCCTAAGCGCGTCGTAGCTCACCCAGATTTAAGCCTGGCGGCAGGTGCGATTAAGGGTTGGGATAAGCGTAATCAGTTTTATTTCCAGATGCTGACCAGTATTGCCGAGCACTATGGCTTTGATGTCAGTGAGACGTGGGCTGCGCTAACAGAAGAAGTACAGCAAGCCGTGTTGCATGGCTCGGGTACCGAGGAAATTGCCTTTACCTATATGAACGAGCGCGGTAATAAAGTATCCCGCTCGCACGCCTTTGAAGGGATTATCCCCAATCTGGAGCGTCGTTATGTTGAAACCGATTCGATGGCAGTGCGTGAAGAATTAGCCAAATACCAGAACAACCAGCCCTGCCCACATTGCGAAGGCGCAAGGCTGCGCATTGAAGCACGTAATGTGCGTGTTGGCGAATGTAATCTGCACGAAGTCAGCCGCATGGCACTAAAAGACACCGCGGTTTATTTTAGTGCCTTAACACTGACCGGTGCCAAAGCGCAGATTGCAGAAAAAATCATTAAAGAGATTCGCGAGCGCCTCGGTTTTCTGGTCAATGTTGGTCTCGATTACCTAAGTCTTGATCGCAGCGCCGATACGCTTTCGGGCGGTGAAGCCCAGCGGATTCGCCTTGCCAGCCAGATTGGCTCTGGCTTAACCGGCGTGATGTATGTGCTGGATGAACCATCGATTGGCCTGCATCAGCGCGATAACGACCGACTGCTGGGTACGCTGCGCCATTTGCGTGATCTGGACAACACGGTGATTGTGGTTGAGCACGATGAAGACGCTATCCGTATGGCCGATTACCTGGTGGATATGGGGCCGGGCGCCGGTGTACATGGCGGAGAAGTGGTCGCAGCGGGAACCCCCGAAGACATCATGAACGAGCCTCGCTCCATCACCGGGCAGTTTTTATCCGGCACGCGGCGTATTGCTATTCCTGAAGCGCGCCGCCAGCCTGACCCGGAAAAATGGCTGTCTCTGAAAGGCGCAACAGGCAATAACCTGAAGCACGTTGAGCTAAAACTACCGGTTGGTTTGTTTGTCTGCATCACCGGCGTATCGGGCTCGGGTAAATCTACCCTGATCAACGACACGCTTTACACCATCGCAGCGAAAGAGCTTAACGGCGCATCAGGTGAGCCAGCACCATTTGAAAGCATCAGCGGGCTGAATCACTTTGATAAGGTGATTAACGTCGATCAATCGCCAATTGGCCGTACACCGCGCTCTAACCCTGCCACCTATACCGGCATGTTTACGCCGATTCGTGAGCTGTTTGCCGGCGTACCCACCAGCCGCGAACGTGGTTATAGCCCGGGACGGTTTAGCTTTAACGTAAAAGGCGGACGCTGCGAAGCATGCCAGGGCGATGGGGTACTCAAAGTAGAAATGCACTTTCTGCCCGATGTATATGTGCCCTGTGATGTCTGCCACGGCAAACGCTATAACCGCGAAACACTGGAAGTACTCTATAAAGGCAAAAACATCACCGAAGTACTGGGGATGACGGTAGAGCAGGCGCTGGCGTTTTTTGAAGCCGTGCCAACGGTGGCACGTAAGCTTAAAACCCTAACCGATGTAGGCCTGGATTACATCCGCTTAGGCCAGAGCGCCACCACGCTGTCTGGCGGTGAAGCACAACGGGTGAAGCTGGCGCTGGAGCTATCCAAGCGCGACACCGGCCGCACCCTGTATATCCTGGATGAGCCAACAACCGGTTTGCATTTCCATGATATTGATCAGCTACTGGCAGTGCTGCATCGCCTGCGCGAACACGGCAACACGGTAGTGGTGATCGAACACAATCTGGACGTGGTGAAGACCGCAGACTGGGTAATTGATCTGGGACCGGAAGGCGGTGCGGGCGGCGGGCGTATCCTAATGAGCGGCACACCCGAAGAGTTAGCCGCCTGCACAGAGAGCCATACCGGGCAATATCTGGCTAAAACTTTGGCAGCACATCAATCTGACTGATTGAATAAAAACCGGCTTAAGCGCTTGCAACGCTTAAGCCGGTTTTCGTGATCTATCTGCAGTTGCTTACCTCAATCCTGCAATTACTCTTTTCGCTTTTTGCTTAAGCTGCATCATATTTGTAATGGAATCAAAATATCCAGCCACTTGATTGACACCTGACGTTGCTCTGCCGTGCCATGATACAAAAGCTGCTCAAGTTGCTGACAAGCAGAGTGAAGATCATTTTTTTCCAAATGCTGGACCACGGACAGTAAAGCGGGATCCTCAGTCTGAAAATGGGCCATGTTCAATCCTGTCCTGCGGGGCAAACCCATTTCGGCCGAAGGTAGAAGGCCGGGTATTTCTACCGAGAGATTAAGCGGCCCGGGCTCAATATAGCTGGCATCCTTTTTAATCCCTGCTAACTCGCCTGCCACAAAATCCACGAGCTCCATTTTGCTATCCGGCATAGCCAGACTCAACCCTTCCTGAGGAAGCAGACTGATGTTTTCATCTGGCGGCAGATAAAGCGGATTACCCGGATCTAAAGCCCTGCCCATGCCCTGCACACGCTGCCACAGGCTGTCACTGGAAAACTGTAATCGAAAGCCAGCAGCCTTGTTTTGAAACGCCTGATGCATACCCTGGGCAACATACACGTCAAACAGCATCATCCATAAAGCTAATGAGCTTGGATGATGCTCGATTTCATCCTCCAATAGATCAACCGCCTGTGTAACCAGGCCATGATCCAGCAGCATCTGCGCTTCTTCAGACACATTTTTGGGCTGTATCACATCCACATCATCACGCCCCCAGCCTGAAGCGGCCTGAGGGAGGTGATTCATCGCGCCCGTAGGCTGGCTCCGGTCAGGCATAATCTGCGTCGGGCGCTCACTCAGCGGAACAGACGTCATTTCTGATGACGGAGGAAACACATCCGTATCTGCCCGCACAATATTGCGCCGCCGCCAGATTAAATAAAATGCCGGTATCAGCAGCAATAATAGAAGCCACCAGGCACCTGGCAAATTAAGGCTTTTGTCTTGGACAAAAACAGGGCTGCTGCTACGAAGCCTTTTTGTTTGAGGCTTTTCTGCCTGAGGACTTTCTACCTGGGGAGGGCCCTGAAGGGAGGCTAGTTGTTTCTCCAGCTGGCCAATCTGATATTTAAACTGCAATAGCTGCGCAGCCTGATCATCAATATCCAAAAGCTGCAGGCGCTCGCGGGCAAGCAAACCTTCATCCGAGCTTGCTGGTATTTTGCTACTGATGGATGACAGAGATTCAGACAAACGCAGTTGAAAGCCATTCTGAGCAAAATGCGGTAAAGACGACGCAGTAATTTGTAAAGACTCTTTGACGGGTAGCGGTACCGCGAGCTGCAGATTTTTCTCCTCGCTCATCACCGAAACGCGAGGCAATAAATGCTTACGATCAGGCAATTTCACGTCTTTATTTAATGGCAGGCGGGCACGAGCCTGTTGTGCCATAGCCGGGTTCAAGCGATAAATCTCATCCACCATCCGCTTGCGGCTTGCTCTGTCTTTCGGAAAATAAGCCCGGGCTATCTGCTCCACCGAATCGCCCTCCTGACTTTGCCAAGTGCCTGAAAAATCAGGCAGGTTCTGCTGCAGTACCGGAGCCTGAGGCACTAAATCGGCACTTTGTCTGGGACGATATTCCCGCGGATCAAGCAACACATTGTAATCACGCTGAAAACTGGCGCTTGTTTCACTGGGGCAACGCAAACGAATCGAAAAATCAAGCAGCGGCTCCTGCAAGGGCTCATTTCCCCTTAGCGTAAGCACACCGCCATTTTCATTCGGTTCAAATGATAAACGGGCACTAAAATGCGGGGCATTCGCACTCTGGGAGGGGATCAGCCGCAGGCAATGAAGCCCCAGCTCTTCACCTTCCTTGGCCACAATATTAATACGGGCATTAAAACGCTCGCCCAGCGCAGAGCGAAGCTGAATCTCACCCAGAACAGCAGCATGCGCGAGCGGTACCAACAAACTTGAACATATTAAAAATTGAATAAGTCGCATAGGCAGGTTTAAACAATATCAAGATGATCGAGACCGGAAAGAACGTCTGTATGTTTGGCTTCAGAACCTTGCAACTTAATACTCAAACGTAAATCGTTTACGGAGTCCGCATTACGCAATGCATCTTCATAACTGATTTTGCCTGCTTCATAGTGATCAAACAGAGCCTGATCAAAAGTTTGCATTCCCAATTCACGCGATTTTTTCATGATCTCTTTGATTTCATGGATTTCACCTTTAAAAATCAACTCGGAAATCAGCGGGCTGTTTAACATCACTTCCACAGCGGCCACACGGCCCTTACCTGTACGGTGCGGAACCAGACGCTGCGAAACAAATGAGCGCAGGTTCAAAGATAAATCCATCAAAAGCTGTTGACGACGCTCTTCAGGAAAAAAGTTGATAATCCGGTCCAGCGCCTGATTGGCAGAGTTGGCATGCAATGTAGCCATACAAAGGTGACCGGTTTCAGAAAACGCAATCGCGTAATCCATGGTTTCGCGATCACGGATCTCACCGATCAAAATCACATCCGGTGCCTGGCGCAGAGTATTTTTTAAAGCCGCCTGCCAGGAGTCGGTATCAACTCCCACTTCGCGCTGCGTCACAATGCAGTTTTTATGTGCGTGCACATATTCAATCGGGTCTTCAATTGTAATGATGTGGTCATACCCATGCTCATTTCTATGCCCGATCATCGCAGCCAGCGAAGTCGATTTCCCCGAGCCGGTACCGCCCACAAAAATCACCAGGCCACGCTTAGCCATGGCGATATCACACAGCACCGGTGGCAAACCTAATTCGCCAAGAGAAGGGATTTCTGAGTTAATTGTACGCAGCACCATACCCACGTGGCCTTGCTGCATAAAGGCATTCACCCGGAAACGGCCAAGCTGGCCGGGGCTGATGGCAAAATTACATTCTTTACTTGCTTCAAAATCCTCAGCCTGACGATCATTCATAATCGCCCTGGCCAATTCCTTACTATGCTGGGCGGTTAAAATTTGATTGGAAACCGGCGTTACTTTCCCATCAATTTTCATCGCTGGCGGAAAATCAGAGGTAATAAATAAGTCTGAAGCGCCTTTGCCACGCATATGCCGCAAAAGATCATGCATAAATTTTGCGGCCTGTTCTTTTTCCATTTTTCTTTTTTCCGCTATACGTTAATTAAAATGCTGTTATATGGTTCTATTAAACCAATGGGATATTACTCGATTAATAAGTGATGTAATTAAAAAATCTACTCCTCATCTTCCAAAACTACACCCCGCCCAATTGCTAACGTGTGTTCTTATTGAAGCAGACAACAATGGCTTGAGTAGATGACATACTCATACCACCATTGTCTCTGATCTGAACTAAATCAGCCCCGGAAATTATCCGGAATTGCAGCTTTCATTCTGGCTTCTGGCAAAGAAACAATATTGCGCTGAACTAGACCCTGCAGGCACTGATCCAGTGTTTGCATCCCAAATTGTGATCCGGTTTGAATCGCTGAATACATTTGCGCAATTTTATTTTCACGAATCAGATTACGAATCGCCGGAATCCCGATCATGACTTCATGCGCAGCCACCCGCCCGCCTTCTTTCTTTTTTAGCAGTGTTTGTGAAATAACCGCACGTAGCGATTCAGATAACATTGATCGCACCATTTCTTTTTCTGCGGCAGGAAATACGTCCACGACCCGGTCAATGGTTTTAGCGGCAGATGAGGTGTGCAAAGTCCCGAACACCAAATGCCCGGTTTCAGCAGCCGTCAGCGCCAAACGGATGGTTTCCAGATCGCGCATTTCCCCAACCAGAATCACATCCGGATCCTCGCGCAAAGCAGAACGCAAAGCGTTGGAGAAGCTCATGGTGTGCGGCCCGACTTCACGCTGATTAATCAGACATTTTTGTGAAGTGTGCACAAATTCGATCGGGTCTTCCACCGTTAAGATATGACCATATTCATTGGCATTGATATAGTTAATCATCGCGGCCAAGGTTGTGGATTTACCCGAACCTGTCGGCCCGGTAACCAGCACCAAGCCGCGTGGCGTATCGGCAATCTCCTGAAAAATACGTGGGCAGCCCAGCTCTTCCAGCGTTTTGATCTCCGACGGAATCACCCGGAAAACAGCACTTGCGCCACGATTTTGCACAAAGGCATTCACCCGGAAACGTGCCAAACGCGGTATTTCGAAGGAAAAGTCGCATTCCAGCGTATCTTCGTAAATCTTGCGCTGACCGTCGTTCATGATGTCATACACCATATCGTGAACGTCTTTATGTGCGAGAGCTGGCGTATTGATCCGGCGAATATCCCCGTCTACCCGAATCATCGGGGGCAAACCGGAAGAAAGATGTAAGTCAGATGCCTTATTTTTTACGGTAAAAGCTAATAATTCAGAGATTTCCATTGTTTAATCCTGTCCGCATAATAGGTTTTCGCGTGATAATGCCCAAGTAGCCTGTCGGACTGAAGACTGATCTACTGAAAAAGCGCGTGTTTTGGCCATATTTAGAGGATTTTTTGGTTTAAGAAGCCCTGCCTCAAAAAACCCTCTACATATAACCCGAACAGACAATTTCCTCTTAACTAAAAATAAAGCCCGGTCTGCACCGAATACGGCCCAAAAGTTGATAACCCATTATGGCAACGATATTTACAGCATGGCAAGATGTGCAAAAGCGCATTGCAAAAGCCGCCGCCGCTAGTCAGAGAGAAAGCAGCGCCATCACCTTGTTGGCGGTAAGTAAGACATTCCCCAGTGAAGCCATCAGAGAGCTGTATTCAAACGGCCAGCGCTCCTTTGGCGAAAATTATGTTCAAGAATTAATAGATAAACATGCAGCTTTAACAGATTGTAATGAACTCATCTGGCACTTTATCGGGCCGCTACAGAGCAATAAAACCCGATCTGTGGCAGAGTTGGCAGACTGGGTTCATTCAATTGACCGTTTTAAGATCGCTGAACGCCTTTCTGCGCAACGCCCGGAACATTTAGCAGCTTTAAATGTCTGCATCCAGGTCAATGTATCGGGTGAAGCATCAAAGTCCGGCATTTCACCCGGTGAATGCATGCTACTGGCGACAAAAATCTGTCAATTACCTCGTATAAAATTACGTGGTTTAATGTGTATTCCCGAGCCTACGCAAGATTTAACGCAGCTGGCCAGACAGTTTACGCTTCTGAGGAATTTACAAAATCAGCTAATCACCGCAGGCGTAGACCTCGACACTTTATCGATGGGCATGTCAGGTGATTTAGAAACCGCCATTAGCGAGGGTTCAACCCTCGTGCGAGTAGGAACCGCGTTATTCGGCGCTCGCAGCTATCCAAACATTTCATCATGACCATGATGCTCTGTCGTAAATATATTGATTGAGTAAGCGCCGGTGCACAATGCCCGCTGACACAAACAAATCTTGTTTAGATCAGGCAATTAATGATCTTTTGGGCCAACTACTTGTAAGGAAATTATGAAAATCACTTTTATCGGTGGCGGAAATATGGCCATCGCAATGATAGGCGGCATGATCAAACAAGGCTTTACCGCCGCTCAAATCCATGTAGTCGAGCCCGACGCGCTTAAACGTGAGCAGCTCGGTACCAGCCTGGGTGTAAGCACCAGTGATCCGGAAACCGCTATTCCTCAAAGTGACGCCATTTTGTTCGCGGTAAAACCTCAGCAATTACAGGCCGTGGCAAAGTCCGTGCAAAAACAGATAAATGGCGCACTGATTATCTCCATTGCAGCAGGCATCAGGGTGGATACGCTGTCGCAGTGGCTGAATACCTATCCGCGCATTGTGCGGGTGATGCCCAATACCCCGGCACTGGTTCAGGCAGGCATGTCCGGCGCTTACGCCACCAGCGATGTAAATACTGCAGATCGTGAATTAACCGAGCGCATGCTGGCTGCAATTGGTGAAATGGTGTGGGTAGAAAAAGAAAGTGATATCGATGGCATTACGGCGATTTCCGGCTCCGGCCCCGCCTATGTTTTCTATTTTATGGAAGCCCTGCAAGCTGCTGCCCGAGCACAGGGCTTTGGCCCCGAGATTGCCCGCAAACTGGCTTACCAAACTTTCTCTGGAGCGGTCAAGCTGGCCATGCAAAGCGAAGACGATGCCGCCACCCTAAGGCAGAAAGTCACCTCCAAAGGCGGCACAACCGAGCGCGCCATTAATGCACTCGAAACCAGCCAGGTACGCACAACCATTATTGCAGCGGCCTCGGCTGCTGCCGCTCGCTCCCGCGAGTTGGGGGAAGAATCCACACGCAGTCTTGAAGTCTGAGGATTTACGATGCTTACAAACACGCTTAATTTTTTAATTCGTAATTTATCCGAATTTTTTATTTTGCTGCTTTTAGCCCGCTTCTTTTTACAGGCGGCACGGATTCCATTCAAGCATCCGATCACCCAGTTTGTTTTGTCCCTCACTAACTGGGCCGTGATTCCTGTCCGGCGTATTTTGCCGCCATTTCGCGGTTTGGACAGTGCCAGCCTGATGCTGGCCTGGCTGGTGGCACTGATGATGCATGCAGTGTTATTGGCGCTATCCCCATGGCCCTTTGATTTTACTGCACTGTTTTCGCTACTTTCACTGGCCCTGGCGGCCCTGCTGGAAGTCTGCAAAATGTCTCTGTATCTGCTGCTTGCCACGGTAATTGGTCAGGCGCTGATGTCCTGGCTTTCACCCTACAACCCTCTGATGCCGATTCTGACCGCACTGACCGAGCCTTTTCTGCGCCCGCTGCATCGTTTTATCCCACCTATTGGTGGTGTGGACATCACGCCGCTCGTGTTGATTTTGGCGATTCAACTGGTGCTCAATATCGTCGTGCCCGGTTTGGAGCAAACCATTTTGCAAGGCGTCAGTATGATTATGCTGAAATAAAAAAATCGCCGCAGAGAAAATCTCGCGGCGATTTTTTGTCAGCCCTGCAAACGGTCCACATCAGGCTTTACCTGGCGATACTCGCCGTCAATCACATCACCAGCGGGTGCAGAAAAAGGAGCGGATGCCAGTGGTGCAGCCGGTTTTCCCATCAGCGCCCCCCAGGGCAGTAATAAGACCAGAGCAAGCACATCACCCAAAATACCGGGTAATAAAAGCAAAACAGCAGCAATGTAATAACGTGCAACAGCAAACAGGCTACGAACAGATAAGCGCCCTGCGCGCAGATCACCCAGCAGGGCCGCACCAACTGCAAGCTTATGATGACGCAGCATCAGTAAACCGCCCAGAAAAGCCGTCACCAGCCACAGTACGACCCAAAAAGTACCAATCGCTTTTGCCAGCAAAACAATCGTGATAATTTCGGCAATCGGGTAGGCCACAAAAAGCAATAACAGCAGGTAAGGCATGACAACTCCAGAAAATATTTTGATCGTCCTGTGTAATTGCCCGGACGAAAATGTAGCAAATCAGCTGGCTACCGGCCTTGTAACCGCCCGACTGGCTGCCTGTGTGAACCAATTTGCACCGGTACAGTCTACATACCGATGGAATGAGAGAATCGAAATCACTCAGGAAGTTCCCCTGCTGATTAAAACAACCCAGGCGGCTTACCCGGCTCTGGAAGCCTGGCTGCAGACAAATCACCCTTATGAGGTAGCTGAAATTATCGCCCTGAGCCCCGCCGCAGGATTACCTGCCTACCTGAATTGGCTTGATAAAGAGGTGCAAGCATGATGCTGCGTATTATTTTCCTTGTTCTGGCCTTATTTGGCGCAGCCCATGCTGCAGACGATTTGCTACCACCTGAAAAAGCATTTCAGGCCTATATGGTACAGATTGATGATCACACCATGGAAGCACGTTTTAAAGTTGCTCCGGGCTATTATCTCTACCGGGAGCGAATTACCTTTAAATCTGATCAGACCCTACAGCCCCAGCTTCCTGCGGGGGTCGAGAAAAACGATCCCAGCTTTGGCAAAGTACAGGTGTACAAATATGACACCTCGGTACAGATCAAATCCAGCACCCCGTTTCCTGTAAATGCGGCCATTACTGCGAAATTCCAGGGCTGTGCGGAAATAGGTGTTTGCTATCCCCCTCAGACACAACTCCTAAAGCTGGGCGAACAGCCCAAAGATGCACTTGATCAACTATTTGGAAAAAGCACCAGCCCCGCTGAAATCGGCCCCGGCGGGGCCGATATTTATTTCAGCGGCAGCTTTCTTGCCACGCTGGGTGTGTTCTTTCTGGCGGGCATCGCACTTGCTCTCACCTCATGCATGTACCCCCTGATTCCCATTGTGTCCGGCATTGTGCTGGGTAATGGCCAGCAGGGTAAAATACGTGCATTAGG comes from Iodobacter ciconiae and encodes:
- a CDS encoding YggT family protein, encoding MLTNTLNFLIRNLSEFFILLLLARFFLQAARIPFKHPITQFVLSLTNWAVIPVRRILPPFRGLDSASLMLAWLVALMMHAVLLALSPWPFDFTALFSLLSLALAALLEVCKMSLYLLLATVIGQALMSWLSPYNPLMPILTALTEPFLRPLHRFIPPIGGVDITPLVLILAIQLVLNIVVPGLEQTILQGVSMIMLK
- the cutA gene encoding divalent-cation tolerance protein CutA, with product MTTPENILIVLCNCPDENVANQLATGLVTARLAACVNQFAPVQSTYRWNERIEITQEVPLLIKTTQAAYPALEAWLQTNHPYEVAEIIALSPAAGLPAYLNWLDKEVQA
- a CDS encoding YggS family pyridoxal phosphate-dependent enzyme yields the protein MATIFTAWQDVQKRIAKAAAASQRESSAITLLAVSKTFPSEAIRELYSNGQRSFGENYVQELIDKHAALTDCNELIWHFIGPLQSNKTRSVAELADWVHSIDRFKIAERLSAQRPEHLAALNVCIQVNVSGEASKSGISPGECMLLATKICQLPRIKLRGLMCIPEPTQDLTQLARQFTLLRNLQNQLITAGVDLDTLSMGMSGDLETAISEGSTLVRVGTALFGARSYPNISS
- a CDS encoding FxsA family protein; amino-acid sequence: MPYLLLLLFVAYPIAEIITIVLLAKAIGTFWVVLWLVTAFLGGLLMLRHHKLAVGAALLGDLRAGRLSVRSLFAVARYYIAAVLLLLPGILGDVLALVLLLPWGALMGKPAAPLASAPFSAPAGDVIDGEYRQVKPDVDRLQG
- a CDS encoding type IV pilus twitching motility protein PilT, with translation MEISELLAFTVKNKASDLHLSSGLPPMIRVDGDIRRINTPALAHKDVHDMVYDIMNDGQRKIYEDTLECDFSFEIPRLARFRVNAFVQNRGASAVFRVIPSEIKTLEELGCPRIFQEIADTPRGLVLVTGPTGSGKSTTLAAMINYINANEYGHILTVEDPIEFVHTSQKCLINQREVGPHTMSFSNALRSALREDPDVILVGEMRDLETIRLALTAAETGHLVFGTLHTSSAAKTIDRVVDVFPAAEKEMVRSMLSESLRAVISQTLLKKKEGGRVAAHEVMIGIPAIRNLIRENKIAQMYSAIQTGSQFGMQTLDQCLQGLVQRNIVSLPEARMKAAIPDNFRG
- a CDS encoding type IV pilus assembly protein FimV, whose amino-acid sequence is MLVPLAHAAVLGEIQLRSALGERFNARINIVAKEGEELGLHCLRLIPSQSANAPHFSARLSFEPNENGGVLTLRGNEPLQEPLLDFSIRLRCPSETSASFQRDYNVLLDPREYRPRQSADLVPQAPVLQQNLPDFSGTWQSQEGDSVEQIARAYFPKDRASRKRMVDEIYRLNPAMAQQARARLPLNKDVKLPDRKHLLPRVSVMSEEKNLQLAVPLPVKESLQITASSLPHFAQNGFQLRLSESLSSISSKIPASSDEGLLARERLQLLDIDDQAAQLLQFKYQIGQLEKQLASLQGPPQVESPQAEKPQTKRLRSSSPVFVQDKSLNLPGAWWLLLLLLIPAFYLIWRRRNIVRADTDVFPPSSEMTSVPLSERPTQIMPDRSQPTGAMNHLPQAASGWGRDDVDVIQPKNVSEEAQMLLDHGLVTQAVDLLEDEIEHHPSSLALWMMLFDVYVAQGMHQAFQNKAAGFRLQFSSDSLWQRVQGMGRALDPGNPLYLPPDENISLLPQEGLSLAMPDSKMELVDFVAGELAGIKKDASYIEPGPLNLSVEIPGLLPSAEMGLPRRTGLNMAHFQTEDPALLSVVQHLEKNDLHSACQQLEQLLYHGTAEQRQVSIKWLDILIPLQI
- the uvrA gene encoding excinuclease ABC subunit UvrA, yielding MSYRRIESSEAPQIRIRGARTHNLKNVNLDLPRGSLVVITGLSGSGKSSLAFDTLYAEGQRRYVESLSAYARQFLQLMEKPDVDLIEGLSPAISIEQKATSHNPRSTVGTVTEIHDYLRLLFARVGTPFCPEHKQPLQSQTVSQMVDHVLALPEETKLMVLAPIVVGKKGENVDLFDELRAQGFVRVRVDGEIYELDETPKLDKNKKHTIEVVVDRLKVREDVKQRLAESFETALRHAEGRAIALEMDSGKEHWFSAKFACPICSYSLPELEPRLFSFNNPMGACPKCEGLGQITFFDPKRVVAHPDLSLAAGAIKGWDKRNQFYFQMLTSIAEHYGFDVSETWAALTEEVQQAVLHGSGTEEIAFTYMNERGNKVSRSHAFEGIIPNLERRYVETDSMAVREELAKYQNNQPCPHCEGARLRIEARNVRVGECNLHEVSRMALKDTAVYFSALTLTGAKAQIAEKIIKEIRERLGFLVNVGLDYLSLDRSADTLSGGEAQRIRLASQIGSGLTGVMYVLDEPSIGLHQRDNDRLLGTLRHLRDLDNTVIVVEHDEDAIRMADYLVDMGPGAGVHGGEVVAAGTPEDIMNEPRSITGQFLSGTRRIAIPEARRQPDPEKWLSLKGATGNNLKHVELKLPVGLFVCITGVSGSGKSTLINDTLYTIAAKELNGASGEPAPFESISGLNHFDKVINVDQSPIGRTPRSNPATYTGMFTPIRELFAGVPTSRERGYSPGRFSFNVKGGRCEACQGDGVLKVEMHFLPDVYVPCDVCHGKRYNRETLEVLYKGKNITEVLGMTVEQALAFFEAVPTVARKLKTLTDVGLDYIRLGQSATTLSGGEAQRVKLALELSKRDTGRTLYILDEPTTGLHFHDIDQLLAVLHRLREHGNTVVVIEHNLDVVKTADWVIDLGPEGGAGGGRILMSGTPEELAACTESHTGQYLAKTLAAHQSD
- a CDS encoding PilT/PilU family type 4a pilus ATPase, with product MEKEQAAKFMHDLLRHMRGKGASDLFITSDFPPAMKIDGKVTPVSNQILTAQHSKELARAIMNDRQAEDFEASKECNFAISPGQLGRFRVNAFMQQGHVGMVLRTINSEIPSLGELGLPPVLCDIAMAKRGLVIFVGGTGSGKSTSLAAMIGHRNEHGYDHIITIEDPIEYVHAHKNCIVTQREVGVDTDSWQAALKNTLRQAPDVILIGEIRDRETMDYAIAFSETGHLCMATLHANSANQALDRIINFFPEERRQQLLMDLSLNLRSFVSQRLVPHRTGKGRVAAVEVMLNSPLISELIFKGEIHEIKEIMKKSRELGMQTFDQALFDHYEAGKISYEDALRNADSVNDLRLSIKLQGSEAKHTDVLSGLDHLDIV
- the proC gene encoding pyrroline-5-carboxylate reductase, with translation MKITFIGGGNMAIAMIGGMIKQGFTAAQIHVVEPDALKREQLGTSLGVSTSDPETAIPQSDAILFAVKPQQLQAVAKSVQKQINGALIISIAAGIRVDTLSQWLNTYPRIVRVMPNTPALVQAGMSGAYATSDVNTADRELTERMLAAIGEMVWVEKESDIDGITAISGSGPAYVFYFMEALQAAARAQGFGPEIARKLAYQTFSGAVKLAMQSEDDAATLRQKVTSKGGTTERAINALETSQVRTTIIAAASAAAARSRELGEESTRSLEV